In a single window of the Natator depressus isolate rNatDep1 chromosome 24, rNatDep2.hap1, whole genome shotgun sequence genome:
- the SCN1B gene encoding sodium channel regulatory subunit beta-1 produces MALLGPSLLLCLSLVALCWAGCVEVESHTEAVFGMTFKILCISCKKRSETAAEAYTEWYFKEKGTETFTRILRYDPDALLEVVDERFQDLVVWNGSKNTRDLQDLSIFLTNVTYAQAGEYLCRVDRNLTFNSYVYNIVINKTIHVEVVDKANRDMASIVSEIMMYVLIVVLTIWLVAEMIYCYKKIAAATEAAAQENASEYLAITSESKENCAGVQVAE; encoded by the exons ATGGCCCTGCTGGGCCCATcactcctgctctgcctcagccTTG TGGCGTTGTGCTGGGCCGGCTGCGTGGAGGTGGAGTCCCACACCGAGGCCGTTTTCGGGATGACCTTCAAGATCCTCTGCATTTCCTGCAAGAAGCGGAGCGAGACCGCAGCCGAGGCCTACACGGAGTGGTACTTCAAGGAGAAGGGCACTGAGACCTTCACCAGG atcCTGCGCTACGACCCTGATGCGCTGCTGGAGGTGGTGGATGAGCGGTTCCAGGATCTGGTGGTGTGGAACGGCAGCAAGAACACGCGGGACCTGCAGGATCTGTCCATCTTCCTGACCAACGTGACCTATGCGCAGGCGGGCGAGTACCTGTGCCGTGTCGACCGCAACCTCACCTTCAACAGCTACGTCTACAACATCGTCATCAACAAGACCATCCACGTTGAAGTGGTGGACAAGG cGAATCGGGACATGGCGTCCATCGTGTCGGAGATCATGATGTATGTGCTCATTGTGGTGCTCACCATCTGGCTGGTGGCTGAGATGATTTATTGCTACAAGAAGATCGCGGCGGCCACTGAGGCGGCTGCACAGGAGAATGC CTCCGAGTACCTGGCCATCACGTCGGAGAGCAAGGAGAACTGTGCCGGGGTGCAGGTGGCAGAATAG